The following DNA comes from Heliangelus exortis chromosome 2, bHelExo1.hap1, whole genome shotgun sequence.
CATGGCCACAGACAAAGAGTGTCCTGCTCCCACATGGACTCATCCACAGGTCACAGTTCCTTTGACTCGAGTTCACATTGGAGTTCCAGCCTGTCTAGAAGAGAAGCACAGAAACAGCAGTGATGCCCTGGCCATCTGCCAGCCCAGGCGCATCGCTGTTGCTGTTACCAAAACGTTTCCTGGCACATCAGAGTAAGATGATAAACAGACCAGCAAGCAGTGAAAGCAAGCAGCCACTAACAAGCATTTGGTCCTCATAGACAGTGAGGCAAGCAAGGCTCATGGCAAACACGGGAGCCTGCCAGCTAATAGCTAAACAGCAGTAACAGCCATAAATTTCATCTAGCACATTTCAATCAAACCAGTTGTTATCTTGGACGCTTGGAGCCCCATGCTGGGCACCAAAAAGGACTCTTGTGGTTTAATCCCAGCCAGCAACAAAGCAAcacacagctgcttgctcaCTGCCCccagtgggatggaggagatttgaagagtaaaagtgagaaaactcttGGGCTGAGTAGGTAGTTAGTAGGTAATGCAAAAACTGTGTGCACAAGCAAGGCACACCAAGGAATTCATTCACCACTTTCCATCATCAGGCAGGTGTTTGGGCACCCCCAGGAAAGCAGTATAAGTTACCATCATGTGTAAGTTACCTGAGAAGATAAACACCATCACTCTGACTGTTCTCcacttccttcttcttccctcaGCTTCATATTGCCAAATCAAAAACATAGCCCTGTATTGgctactgtgaagaaaattaactctgtcACAGCCCAAATCAATGCATGGCTTAGCCCTGCTTGAGGAAAATCTGATGAACAAGATGTTGGAAAAATAGGATTGTGTTTGAGAGGCAGCAAAAGGTACAGGAAAGACTCATTACAGCCAATGCCTGGGAGATATGCAAATAGAAGTGTATTTTGTTGGAATTCAAGCAGAAGTGTGTGCCCAAGACTCTTCTGTAAAAATACACCAGTTCAAGTGTGCAGCAACTCCACACAAGCACACAACTGTAGTTTCAGCATAAGGATAACCCATCTTCCTCACTGGTAAACCAAGGCCATGACCTTCAGACCTTGCAAGGTCTACCACATTTGAAATATCCATTCTTCACACACATAAGTCTCACGTAAGTTTGggtatttgtgtgtgtatgtcttAAAATACCTGTAAATAACACATTTCAGCCACTGAGCTTTGGATTCGTTTAATTTGGAAATACCAGCACCACTTTCTGAGATCACCTCCAGCCACATTTTTGATGCCCAGACATGAAGCACTTACCAGCAGTGCACCACTTTGCTGTGAGGTAATTGCAGtcttccctgcagccctgccccaAGCTgacaggcagtgctggcagacCTGGGCCAAACCCTGTGTACATAGAGGAGAGGGATTCTGCCAAAAAATGCGGGCTGCTCAGCAATCTTTTCCTCCCACAGGAATTGGAGGAAAACTCATTTCTGTTCCCACCTTCAAGTATTTATGACAGCAAAATTTACAGCCACAGTTTACCTTCTTCCACCTTAAAAGTGAGAATCACCAAGTAAAATGCTGCCCACACTTCCTGCACCTGTGTAAACATCTCCTAGACCTTGATCTCCAACAATGACTGCAATAAAGAGAGGGCAGTTTTGAGATAGTTATGTTAAAAAACTTTCCAAAAGGTTTGTTAGGAGGAGGGGCAACAGCCAAATTAACCAGAGGAGAGATCTGTTCTGCTGTTTACACAAAGGCAGCCACTGCTTACAGCTGTCTGAGAGCTAATTACAAGGGCAAAACCAATCAGGCTTGCAGCCTTCATTATTTCTCCATCAAGTGCAAAGGTCTAAGGAAATTTGATGTACTCAGAAATGCGTAGTTCCTGGTTGTCATCTCTGCACACCTGTGAGGAATGCTGGGTTGCCATGTCAAACTCCTGCTTCCCAGGTGGCTGGACATGCCCTACTCATTTTTATCTCTCCTACTACCCAAAATGCTGCCCAGATGCAAAGATCCATGTCGGTAAGGAGGAAAGGCACTCAAGAGTGCTCTGTCTTCTCCACCACCACATATGCAGCTCCTCTTTTTGGAAGGGAAGACCCATAAATAAGCACACTGATGGCAGAGGCAAAAGCTTTGCCTCTTTGGGGACAAGACTGCCAGATGTGATGAGCTAGGATGCTCTCCTGAAGCAGGGGACTTGGAGGTCAGTTCAGTTCCTGGCCTCTTCTGGGgacactgactttttttctgatacaaaGAAATAAGAGGCACGAACCCACCTCCAGTGGCATTTCCACCCCAAGTCTATTTTTACACTTCTGCTGAACATGGTGCAGCTCTGCCAATCGTGACAAACCTTACAGGTTCTGATATGGAGGCTCACAGAAATGTGTCCTTAAGTTTTCTGCACATGCCACCACTATGACTCATTTTCAGTGGTTAGAAGAAGACAGAGACAACCTGGCAAGCCCCAGAGCAAACAAGTGATATCACCACATGACACACACATTTATTAGAGACATCATTATATTTCTCGATCACGACTGCAGCTAAAAATTTTCAAAGTGAAACGAGAGACGtgggaatgggaaggaaatcGATACCTTAGAAATTATGATTCTTGACACACTGACCATGCTGACAGGTGTCTCACCCTGACTACAGAATAATCACTGACTCAAAATTTAGCACAGGTGTGGATACTGGTGATCTGGCTGATAACATTCCACAAGTAGGAATCAGCAACATCCAGaggtgtaaaagaaaaaaaggttgctTGAGAAACTCCATTTTACCGATTGCTAATGCAACTACAGAACCACAGAACTgtcttggttggaaaagacatctaGGATCACGGTGTCCAACCATCAccatcccccccaccccgtaaaataaaatgtatctaTCTAATTGCCAACTTAAGTGGGGGCCAGGGGATGCGTTGAACATGTACACACAGTGCAAGCAGCTGCCTGTACACCTGCAGCCTGTTGTTTTCTCCCAAAATAACACTTTGACCTCAATAAAGCAGGAATAGTGATCAAAACCCCATTCTGGTTAAGAGTTTAAAGGAAAGAGGAGTAACCTTATAGTGAGTAACACATCAGGAATGGGTGAATGGAAATTACAGGCCTCAGATATAAATGGCAAATTAAGAGGTGCATATGACTGATAGAGGAAGCTAAAGGAATTAACGAAGGGCTCGGGCAGGCACGGGGCCATTTCAACAGGCGGAGAGGAAAGTCAAGAACAGCAGAGCACAAACATCAGCTGCCTTCAGCATTTACTTCTGATTGCTCTTCTATTTTGGTACAGCTCCTCTTATGGAAAAGTACTGATGCACAGGCACCTTCCCCAGCCACCATGTTTACTTCCAGATTTCCCCAAAACTGGGAAAGCTCCAGGGCCACAAGGTGTGAAGAAGAGGCGTGGCTGATAAGCCTCTGGCTCTGATTTCCACAACACTGACTCAGAGCAGACCAGCTCCCTCCCAGGCTGTCACTGCCACCACACCACCGCCAGCCTGCCAGGAAAGATGTGACCAGTGTGACTTTGCAAGATCAGCAGGTGAGCAGAGGTCAGTGGGTTCatggccagcagcagcccagctcagggTGAGGGGTGGCACGGCACCGTGTTTCTTCGCAACCATCATGCTTCCTTCTTCTCTGCTGTCAGCCATGCCGGCTGGGGGAcagctgtgtgcagcagcacaAGGCCACAGAGTATCATGGAGAGGCCGACCCACCACAGAGGTGTCCATGTCTCCCCGAAGAGAAACTTGCCCAGGATggcctgaaggaaaaaacagagacaaaagaTTTGCCGGGCTGAGACACCTCAAGGTCTCTGGCACtgccagagccacagggacTCCTGCTGGGAGATGACTTCCACCTGCCAGGAAAAAATCTACCCGAGAAAATTCCTGCTGGCATGACCAAGAGGAACAGCTGCTGTGGGTGACACCAGAGATGACCTACTCTATCACCCAGCATGAAAGCTCAGCCTTGTCACGGTCCCAAAGCAGGAATTTGGCAGACACGAGTGTGCTTTGATGCCTTCCCAGGTCAGTCACCTGGGTGACTCCCGTCAATAAAACAGGGCCCCACTGACTTTATTTTTGGACACAATGTGCCAGCTGCAAGCTGCTGAAGCGCAGAAACAAGGTGGGCAGCTTCTGAGAAAAAATACGCAGGTCAAAACTGGTCCTGCTGTCACTACAGGTTATCTTCTCACCCAGCTAGGGTGGCACTGGCCTGTCACAGGTGAGGTGttgcaaaggaaaagcaaaacaaaacaaagcaaaggtcCCATCTCCAACCCTCACTGGAAATCAGAAAAGTTCAGCAAATTGTACAAGCTGCTGCAAGGCACTGCACCCTTCCCCCTGCACCACCCAGAGGAGTCCTGCAGCCTTTGCTGTGAACAACAGGCAGAACAGCTGTGGTCTGATACAACCACTTGATGTCTGCCTGTAGCTCTCCCACTAGCCAGCGATGGCAGTCGTGGTGGGAGATGAGCTACAACCAACTGCATCCAGTGCAACTGTTCCCTCCTGGCTGTGCTCCTCCAGGGACCTACTCACCGAGGAGATGAAGTTGGAGGCTGTTGTGGTCACTGAGGCAGCggccgaggaggaggagagccGCAGGGCTTTCGCAAAGATTGTCCACATGACAGCATTGCAGGCAAACACCAAGCCAACACAGCTGACACGAAGCAGCAGGGGCAGCTGTGGGACAAAAGGGAAGAACTCAGGTATTTTCACACTCAGCAACTCATGGACACTTCGGAGCAAAACCCAACTGCCTGGACTCAAAGCTGAATTACAGATGGTGTTAAGACGAAGACGAATCTGTTAAATCCCAGAAGGTAATAAAAGCAAGGAGACAGGCCTGGATGGAGTGTGACCCTGTCATGTCTTGGCATGAAAAGTTCAGTCTCAGACTGCAagctgggaagtgctgggaCAGTGTATGGCACCTGCCACGACAGGCAACTCCAGAAATCTCTCCCAACTCATGATGTGGTGCACACTCAGCATAGTGAAATGCTCTTTACGCATCACCAGATGCATGGAAAAGGGTCAAATTCAGCCTTGCCAGAGACCAACACCAAAGATGTACATCCTGGTGCTGTGTGTAGTCCACAATCCAGCTATTGTGAACCTGGGCTGAGACCAGTGTAATCCCAAACTACTGGTCCTCACCACCTCACCATGACCTGGTCTGCCTTACTGCTGCAGCAAGGACAGAACAGGGTCCTCTTGGAGGAAAGTCAGAGCTCATGAGCTTTGTGCCTTATGCTGCGCACTCACTGTGCGTGCACTGAGTGGATGCACTGGAGCCCCTGCCAGCTGCCAGAATCCACGGGCATCACCAACTGCGCTCTGCTCCCactcagaagaagaaattacCAACAACAAGCTAGGGATTTAAGGccacaaaaattaagaaagggatggaaaacctctcctgtgaagacaatctgagagttggggttgttcagcctggagaagagaaggctccagggagaccttatagtggcctttcGACACTTAAAGGGGACTTATAAGACAGATGGGGACAAACATTTTAGGAtctgtagtgataggacaaggagtaatggttttaaactgttAAGAGGGTATATTTAAGCTAGGtactaggaagaaaattttttcataatggaaattttttttccattatggaacaggttgcccagaaagaTAGATGCCCCgttccctggaaacattcaagatCAGGCTGGaaagggctctgagcaacctgatctagtttaagatgttcctgctcactgccaggGGACAGAGTGGGGGTGCatgttggactagatgacctctcaaggccccttccaactcaaaccattctatgatttctgaAGCAACTGATGGAGCAAGGAGAAAGCTAAAAGGTTctgagacatatcatataaGCAATaacagaagggttggaccagatgatccttgaggtcccttccaacctgacattctgtgattctaggaaaAGGCCGTAGAGCAAGCCCCTGCTAGATGGCTGGCATGAGGTCTCTGAGGCTAACCTTGAGAGAGATGGCTCAGGTGTCCAGCCTCACTTTGCCCTGCTCCTGGCAATCGTCTCCAATTCTATCAGGGCAATAGTAAATGATGCCAAATGACTCCCACCTGTGAAGCATTTTGCTTTCCTACTGCTGCTATGGCAAACTCTGCAGAGAGGGATGAGATGGACAACCATGCCCAGCTGCTACTGGGcttctgaggaagaaatgtGCTGCTGTGTCACAGCTCACCACCTCATCACTGTGTTTGCCTCCCAGTTTCACCTCTGTGTAGCCAGATACTTCTACCTTGCTCAGGGCAGTTGTGTATCTCCATATGTGTCTCTTCTGGAtagggagaaaagaaataacaggGGAAAACAATTCTCTGTATTTTACCTAAATCCAGTATGTTCTTTTCTGGATCAGAAAGAGCCTGCCAAGGTAtgcttctggaaaaaacaaaacaaccttcAGACATCTTGCTACTGTCTTCAAACACACAGCAGAGGGTGTAAGAGAGGATGGAGCGCAGGCTCTTCTCCTAGGTACATTGGGATATGACAAAAGGCAGCAAGTAACGCTGGAAAAACTGACATTTTGATCTGatacaaggaaaaacaaagatgatCCAACACAGGAACAGAGATCATGTGCTCTCTGACCTTAGAGATATTAAAAACTTGACTGAAGAAGTTCatgagcaacctgttccagagcAGGCTGGGGACTACAGACCTTTGaaagtcctgcctgaccaaaTTTAGTCCATGAGACTATCAGTGCTGGAGCAAAGGTGGTTCCCATGCTATCTTTAAAACTGACCCTGAATCCATGGGTTcttctccccatctcctcctaTTGCAGAGCCAAGAAAATCAGCTGCAGTCTGCTCTGAAGGTGGCAATTACCCAGAGGAAGATATTCCCAAGAAAGGTCAAGTCCCTCTTTATCCTGGGCAGAAGAATGGTCATCGCAATGGCATGCAGGCAGAGAGACAGGAATATCCCCAGGTGTTCCCCACAAGGAAGGAGGCACAAATTCCTCCCCTGTCAAAGGCTCAGCCAAGCCAGCCCAGTGAGTCAAGGATTAGTGTTCTGATTGCTTTTCTTAAAGGAGATTAATTATAGTGTACATTTCAGATAATCCAGAATCACTCCTGAAATGGCAGAAGTAATTTTAGATGACGTTTGacaagggagaggggaaagtaAAGGAAAACTTTTGTTCGAGTGAAATGATCCTTCCTGGTCGGGCTACTCTAGGGCTAGGCCATAACAACACATCCTTCTGGCCAGGAAATCCATTTCTGTGCTGTCGTAGAGTATCCTGCTACCCCACGTCATCACCTCTTAGAAGAGTCAATACACTTTTAACATTTGTTGCCGCTTTCCATGCTGCTCAAGTCATGGCTGCCCTCCTGAGATTTATTTTCAACTTTCTGTAGTTCTGCCTCAAACACTGAAGTTTCTAAATTTTTGTCACCTtgtggcagctctgcagaaacgTCTTTGTAGCAAGCATGCAGGATTTAAACGGCAAGCCCTCTGAAACACTTCAGTGTCCTGTGCAATTTAAGCTACAAGGAAGATTACAGCATCTACTTAAAACTCATCAAGTTTTACTGCTAAACTAATTAATTTAGTTCATAATTATCACCTAGAATGGACCCGAAAGAACTAACTGAAGGTAccactttacaaaaaaaaaaaaaacaaaaaaaaaaacaaaaaaacccaaaaaacaaatacaaagaCAAACTCAGTTATGTTGAGGATGGAAGGGACATCTGGAGATCatcacagctcctgctcctaGAACCAGCAGCTCACATTCATGCCCAAACAtcttttgagtatctccagggatggagaatccacagcctctctgggcaacctgtgcaaGTTGGTCAGCCTCACaatgaaaaagtgtttcctgacaTTCAGAGGGAACTGTGTTTCAGCTGATGGCCATCACCTTCTGCTTGTGTCACTGGGCACAAGTGAAAAGAGCCTGGATCCATCCTCTATCCCCACCCTTCAAGTATTTAAACACACTGAGatccccctgagccttctcttttccaggctgaaccaCCCCAGCTTGCTCCACCTCTCCTCACAGGAGGGATGCTCTGGTATCTCCATCATATGGagtctctctccagcagcttcaTCTCAGTTTTGTACTGGGAAGCTCAGCACTGAACATGATTCTCCAGGCGTGGCCTTGTCGCCTCACTAAGGCTAAGTAGAGGGGAAGGATTATCTCCTTCAACCTGCTGGCAACACTCTACCTCAATGACACGACATGTTGTCATTGCACCTTCAAAAATACCTACCAACAAGTGGGCAATATTTCTATCAATTTCAAAGGAACAAAATACTCAAAATAAATGCTGTCAACATTTTCAGCAATTCCACgctctgcttttctgtcagTGCAAAAACATGATCTTTTTTTGTGGGGATCAGGAAGAGTTATCAGGATGTAAAGTTTTTTATTCTCCTTCCTACTATCTTTTCTGGTACACTAAAAACGATCTACAGGACTACTGAGCATcctgtttttgctttttaaaccaTCTGTGACAATCACATAAGttgattttcttttgtcctAAATGCAAGaccatttgtttgtttgttttcagatctAGTTTCTCTTGTGGGTTTGGATTTCAAGTCCATACATTTGCCGCGTGAATAATAACCCCTGCTTTATGCCTGAATTGGTCTCCCCAGTGTGTTTTTCTAAGACAGGTGCATGCTGCTGACCTCAGGATCACTCCCTTCATGCTGCCTGTGCAGGAGTTCACCTCTGCACGTAAGGACACCATATGCTTGAGGTGAAAGACCAGCAGTCCCATGTTACCTTAAGGACAACAAGGTGTGATGGAAGATAAAGATAATCCCTTATAAGAGGCAAAAAGAACTCACGAGGTGAATGAGGTGAGCACATCATCTAGAACAGCACAATGGAAATCAACTGCTCTACCTCTCCTCTCTTGCTACCGGTGAagagaaatcatagaattgttttagTTTCATAGAATCGTTTTGGTTGGAGAATACTTCTAAGCTCGAGTCCAAGCATTAGCAAAGGGCTGAGAACAAATGTTTGATACACAAGCGTACTAACACCCTGCGTTTAAAGTAAAACTGACATAAAACTACTGTGGATGGAGTTTCACAATAGGGTTTGTTTTCAGGCATGCCTATACCGTGCCTGGTTTCTTCTCCTTGGCAATACCAGCAGCCTCACTTCCCTCTGCTTGCTGCCTGGTGACATGACTACCACGCACCGAGCCAAGCAGccttgcagcagctgccaggcccGACTCCCGG
Coding sequences within:
- the TMEM42 gene encoding transmembrane protein 42, whose protein sequence is MRAGGGAAAAAAGLLGALAAAAAKLAVWPGGEAAGGWLPLLLRVSCVGLVFACNAVMWTIFAKALRLSSSSAAASVTTTASNFISSAILGKFLFGETWTPLWWVGLSMILCGLVLLHTAVPQPAWLTAEKKEA